A region of the Antedon mediterranea chromosome 4, ecAntMedi1.1, whole genome shotgun sequence genome:
cgacccttttattttttgatataaatagttactatagcataataaacatgcgcagagtcttATATTAGGTCTGCGCATgtctattatgctatagtaaccagttttatctattttttgacataaggGGTTACTATATCCAaataaatatgcgcagagtcgaatattggggtctgcgcatatcaattatgctatagtaactagttttatcggaaaataaaaaggtcgaaattttgctattttttgaaaaaatctctgtactatagtatagggaaattttcgaaaaatagccatttttcgacccttttattttttgatataaatagttactatagcataataaacatgcgcagagtcgaatattatCTACTacgcatgttaattatgctatagtaaccatttttatctattttttgacataaggggttactatatcaaaataaatatgcgcagagtcgaatattggggtctgcgcatgtcaattatgctatagtgactagttttatcggaaaataaaaaggtcgaaattttgctattttttgaaaaaatctctgtactatagttcagggaaattttcgaaaaatggcaatttttcgactcttttattttttgatataaatagttactatagcataataaacatgcgcagagtctaatattaggttctgcgcatgtctattatgctatagtaaacagttttatctattttttgacataaggGGTTACTATATCCAaataaatatgcgcagagtcgaatattggggtctgcgcatgtcaattatgctatagtaactagttttatcggaaaataaaaaggtcgaaattttgccatttttatgaaaaaatccccgtactatagtacagggaaattttcgaaaaatggccattttcgacccttttatttttttatatatatagttactatagcataataaacatgcgcagagtcgaatattgggttatgcgcatgtcaattatgctatagtaactagttttatcggaaaataaaaaggtcgaaattttgctattttttgaaaaaaatctctgtactatagtatagggaaattttcgaaaaatagccatttttcgatccttttattttttgatataaatagttattatagcataataaacatgtgcagagtcgaatattatctactgcgcatgttaattatgctatagtaaccagttttatctattttttgacataaatggttactatatcaaaataaacatgcgcagagtcgaatattgggttctgcgcatgtcaattatgctatagtaactagttttattggaaaataaaaaggtcaacattttgccattttttgaaaaaatccccgtactatagtacagggaaatttttgaaaaatggccattttcgacccttttattttttgatataaatagttactatagcataataaacatgcgcagagtcttATATTAGGGTCTGCGCATGtctattgtgctatagtaaccagttttatctattttttgacataagcggttactatatcaaaataaatatgcgcagagtcgaatattggagtctgcgcatgtcaattatgctatagtaactagttttatcggaaaataaaaaggtcgaaattttgctattttttgaaaaaatctctgtactatagtacagggaaattttcgaaaaatagccattttttgacccttttattttttgatataaatagttactatagcataataaacatgcgcagagtctaatattaggttctgcgcatgtctattatgctatagtaaccagttttatctattttttgacataaggGGTTACTATATCCAAATAAATATGCGCTGAGTCGAATATTGgggtctgcgcatgtcaattatgctatagtaactagttttatcggaaaataaaaaggtcgaaattttgctattttttgaaaaaatctctgtactatagtactgtacagggaaatttttgaaaaatagccatttttcgacccttttattttttgatataaatagttactatagcataataaacatgtgcagagtcgaatattatctactgcgcatgtcaattatgctatagtaaccagttttatctattttttgacataaatggttactatatgaaaataaacatgcgcagagtcgaatattgggttctgcgcatgtcaattatgctatagtaactagttttttcggaaaataaaaaggtcgaaattttgccattttttgaaaaaatctctgtactatagtacagggaaattttcgaaaaatggccattttcgacccttttattttttgatataaatagttactatagcataataaacatgcgcagagtctaatattaggttctgcgcatgtctattatgctatagtaaccagttttatctattttttgacataaggGGTTACTATATCCAaataaatatgcgcagagtTGAATATTGGGGTCTGCGCATgtctattatgctatagtaaccagttttatctatttttttacataaggggttactatatcaaaataaatatgcgcagagtcgaatattggagtctgcgcatgtcaattatgctatagtaactagttttatcggaaaataaaaaggtcgaaattttgctattttttgaaaaaatctctgtactatagtacaggtaaattttcgaaaaatagcaattttttgacccttttattttttgatataaatagttactatagcataataaacatgcgcagagtctaatattaggttctgcgcatgtctattatgctatagtaaccagttttatctattttttgacataaggGGTTACTATATCCAAATAAATATGCACTGAGTCGAATATTGgggtctgcgcatgtcaattatgctatagtaactagttttatcggaaaataaaaaggtcgaaattttgctattttttgaaaaaatctctgtactatagtacaggaaaatttttgaaaaatagccatttttcgacccttttcttttttgatataaatagttactatagcataataaacatgtgcagagtcgaatattatctattatataacacctaaataaattcctgtcatttgattggacgaatgtgggtcacatggcgtgcaatagtacgcactattcaacgatcgttaaatagtactttttgaaacatttttgtgtacgaaaaaaaaaacgtctcgcggatgaaaaaaaatctagtacacaaattatcctatgatatgtactgtgaaatacaacagcgccacctgtcgtccaaaccaccgcgagatatgcaacagcagcagatatttgtgtacgatttggacattatgtactaatttcattcaaaaaggcattgaaattagctttagatcgtttttaggattttgattaattaatggggacatccctacaagacgtggaattgttggaaaaaccataattagcttagataagttccaattgtctgtcgaagttttgcctttcagccaagctagtactaggctactaggtctagcctagtaggccatgctagtattaggctaggcctagcctaggcgttttagccttgctaggcctaggattgtttggtcgtttgttgacataattaacacagaagtaggtgtgtttacgaaatccatataaatataacatttaatataacattattaaaaaccaaatgttactgtttttaatcaaatgtgtgtgaatgaaatgtagtaagctttggctagggctaccttttatttgattcaaataactagaatttatttagatgttatataaaacaaataatgaatgttttgtattcgtgtaatggtacaaataatggcacttggtgaatgatgaaaggttatatcaactcggctttgcctcgttgatataacctttcatcattcacctcgtgccattatttgtaccattgcactcataaacattcattatttgtatactgtgcatgtcaattatgctatagtaaccagttttatctattttttgacataaatggttactatatcaaaataaatatgcgcagagtcgaatattgggttATGCGcttgtcaattatgctatagtaactagttttatcagaaaataaaaaggtcgaaattttgctattttttgaaaaaatctctgtactatagtacagggaaattttcgaaaaatagccattttttgacccttttattttttgatataaatagttactatagcataataaccATGCACAGAGTCtaatattaggttctgcgcatgtctattatgctatagtaaacagttttatctatttttttacataagggGTTACTATATCCAaataaatatgcgcagagtcgaatattggggtctgcgcatgtcaattatgctatagtaactagttttatcggaaaataaaaaggtcgaaattttgccatttttatgaaaaaatccccgtactatagtacagggaaattttcgaaaaatggccattttcgacccttttatttttttatataattagttactatagcataataaacctgcgcagagtcgaatattgggttctgcgcatgtcaattatgctatagtaactagttttatcggaaaataaaaaggtcgaaattttgctattttttgaaaaaaatctctgtactatagtaaagggaaattttcgaaaaatagccatttttcgatccttttattttttgatataaatagttattatagcataataaacatgtgcagagtcgaatattatctactgcgcatgttaattatgctatagtaaccagttttatctattttttgacataaatggttactatatcaaaataaacatgcgcagagtcgaatattgggttctgcgcatgtcaattatgctatagtaactagttttattggaaaataaaaaggtcaacattttgccattttttgaaaaaatccccgtactatagtacagggaaattttcgaaaaatggccattttcgacccttttattttttgatataaatagttactatagcataataaacatgcgcagagtcttATATTAGGGTCTGCGCATgtctattatgctatagtaaccagttttatctattttttgacataagcggttactatatcaaaataaatatgcgcagagtcgaatattggagtctgcgcatgtcaattatgctatagtaactagttttatcggaaaataaaaaggtcgaaattttgctattttttgaaaaaatctctgtactatagtacaggggaattttcgaaaaatagccattttttgacccttttattttttgatataaatagttactatagcataataaaacatgcgcagagtctaatattaggttctgcgcatgtctattatgctatagtaaccagttttatctattttttgacataaggGGTTACTATATCCAAATAAATATGCGCTGAGTCGAATATTGgggtctgcgcatgtcaattatgctatagtaactagttttatcggaaaataaaaaggtcgaaattttgctattttttgaaaaaatctctgtactatagtactgtacagggaaatttttgaaaaatagccatttttcgacccttttattttttgatataaatagttactatagcataataaacatgtgcagagtcgaatattatctactgcgcatgtcaattatgctatagtaaccagttttatctattttttgacataaatggttactatatcaaaataaacatgcgcagagtcgaatattgggttctgcgcatgtcaattatgctatagtaactagtttttttggaaaataaaaaggtcgaaattttgccattttttgaaaaaatctctgtactatagtacagggaaattttcgaaaaatggccattttcgaccctattattttttgatataaatagttactatagcataataaacatgcgcagagtctaatattaggttctgcgcatgtctattatgctatagtaaccagttttatctatttttttgacataaggggttactatatcaaaataaatatgcgcagagtcgaatattggggtctgcgcatgtctattatgctatagtaaccagttttatctatttttttacataaggggttactatatcaaaataaatatgcgcagagtcgaatattggagtctgcgcatgtcaattatgctatagtaactagttttatcggaaaataaaaaggtcgaaattttgccatttttatgaaaaaatCCCCGTACTATAggacagggaaattttcgaaaaatggccattttcgacccttttattttttgatataaatagttactatagcataataaacatgcgcagagtcgaatattgggttctgcgcatgtcaattatgctatagtaactagttttatcggaaaataaaaaggtcgaaatattgctattttttgaaaaaatctctgtacttttattttttgatataaatagttactatagcataataaacatgtgcagagtcgaatattatctactgcgcatgttaattatgctatagtaaccagttttatctattttttgacataaatagttactatatcaaaataaacatgcgcagagtcgaatattgggttctgcgcatgtcaattatgctatagtaactagttttattggaaaataaaaaggtcgaaattttgctattttttgaaaaaattcccgtactatagtacagggaaattttcgaaaaatagccatttttcgatccttttattttttgatataaatagttactatagcataataaacatgtgcagagtcgaatattatctactgcgcatgtcaattatgctatagtaaccagttttatctattttttgacataaatggttactatatcaaaataaacatgcgcagagtcgaatattgagttctgcgcatgtcaattatgctatagtaactagctTTATCGGAAattaaaaaggtcgaaattttgctattttctgaaaaaatctctgtactatagtacagggaaattttcgaaaaatggccattttcgacccttttattttttgatataaatagttactatagcataataaacatgcgcagagtctaatattaggttctgcgcatgtctattatgctatagtaaccagttttatctattttatgaCATAAGGGGTTACTATATCCAaataaatatgcgcagagtcgaatattggggtctgcgcatgtcaattatgggttggtaaccagttttatctattttttgacataagcggttactatatcaaaataaatatgcgcagagtcgaatattggagtctgcgcatgtcaattatgctatagtaactagttttatcggaaaataaaaaggtcgaaattttgctattttttgaaaaaatctctgtactatagtacagggaaattttcgaaaaatagccattttttgacccttttattttttgatataaatagttactatagcataataaacatgcgcagagtctaatattaggttctgcgcatgtctattatgctatagtaaccagttttatctattttttgacataaggGGTTACTATATCCAAATAAATATGCGCTGAGTCGAATATTGgggtctgcgcatgtcaattatgctatagtaactagttttatcggaaaataaaaaggtcgaaattttgctattttttgaaaaaatctctgtactatagtactgtacagggaaatttttgaaaaatagccatttttcgacccttttattttttgatataaatagttactatagcataataaacatgtgcagagtcgaatattatctactgcgcatgtcaattatgctatagtaaccagttttatctattttttgacataaatggttactatatgaaaataaacatgcgcagagtcgaatattgggttctgcgcatgtcaattatgctatagtaactagttttttcggaaaataaaaaggtcgaaattttgccattttttgaaaaaatctctgtactatagtacagggaaattttcgaaaaatggccattttcgacccttttattttttgatataaatagttactatagcataataaacatgcgcagagtcgaatattacGTTCTGtgcatgttaattatgctatagtaatatTGGGttatgaaaaaaatccctgttgGCCTACTATAGTATAGGGATGTTTTCAAAAAATGGTTTTCTACATAACTTGTTAATAAGTCTAGATAATAGTGACATTATCCCATCATAAATGCATAACTTAAAATACctgaataaaatatatttaatttaattaaaaattattccaaaatgtaatattattaaaaggTTTGAAAGAGTGTGTTAATTGGTCCAAAGTGCAAGGaattatgtataatatttatacatttcttATAAagtaaatagtttttttatttgtaaggcAATAATTGGgtttaataattaaaagaaCTGTTTGTTTATccttatattataaacatatgtTTTAAAACCCAACACCACCATTCCAGCCGATTCAGCAGCAGCTGTCTCTAAATAGAATCTAACTGATTCAGCAGCAGCTGTCTCTAAATAGAATCTAACTGACTATTGCAAGTCATCTAGAAAGGAGTCTAGCTGTATTAAAGATGCAGCAAGTTTTATATCTGAAACATATGTTTTAAAACTCAACACCACCATTGCAGCCGATTCAGCAGCAGCTGTCACTAAATAGAATCTAACTGACTATTGCAAGTCATCTAGAAACGAGTCGAGCTGTATTAAAGATGCAGCAAGTTATATAACTGAAACATATGCTTTAAAACTTAACACCACCATAGCAGCCGATTCAGCAGCAGCAGTCACTAAATAGAATCTAATTGACTATTACAAGTCATCTAGAAACGAGTCTAGCTGCATTAAAGATGCAGCAAGTTATATatctaaaattaattgttttatttacttcATAAGAAATTGGTTAAAGCTTCTTTAAATTCTAGCATTGAAAATTAAGTGTATCTTAATTTACTACATTTTACTGCTTACCTTAAATTGGAAATTATACAAGAAAAGCCCTTCGATGTGGACAACATGCAATTCTATTCTAAGTCATCACATAGGGGTTGCGAACACAAATGTGTTATGGCGCTCTGTTGCTGTCGCAACCCCTGGACCGCTTGTTGTCGAATAAAAAATAgcaaatacatttaatacagATTATTTCAATCCTTATGTACTACTTTATGTCAAGTTTGATATGTTCTATACAGCAATGGTTTTCATTTTTGATGGTTCATTGAAAACTCGTGCACACTCGGAATTCTCATCTGATTTTCCGCAACATGACCAGTGCGGTTTACCCGGATGACCTTCATGTCCATGCCCACAACCTTTGAACCCACCTGAAAAggtcaaaacaaattatttaaattaaaaatacaaaataccatgtattaaacaaatatttaaattaagttaatcaacaaaaattctaaatagaaatgtattgatttatGATCTTGACTGACTGATGATTGACTAATTagtatattgattttaattgtaACAAAAAGCttaagaaaaaaataacttaaaaatattatattttaaatagaaatcAAGATATACTACTACTATTGTGACTAAggtatgtaaagctctgtctacactatcaaactttatgtgacaagaaaaatgtgatttgcccatatatggacatgataatgatgtcatatcactaccatatttgtgcacatgacacttttttggtcaaactagtttgatagtgtagtttaaaatcaataattacaaatatacataatatataattaataggaaaagaaatattttggttgtcTAATTAGAGTTTTGTCACAGTCAAAATGCCGAGCATGATTCACAAAGCTTTTTTTTTGTTGGGTAAGTTAAGTTTGGTAAAGGGCATGGATTAAGGCCATTAAGAAATAATCAAAActaaattgtttgtttgatcCAACAGAAGTACACTCTGCTAACATTAGAATAATTTGTAGCAGACTCTCTATTAAAAATTGGCAAACCACTTTTAATGACCTACCTGGCATGGTCGCGCCACAGGCACAAGTCACATCCTTACGACCTTCACTTGAGCAGAAAGTACAACAGTGAAATTTCCCAGAATGCTCTTTCCATGCACTTCGAACGTTTACCACAAAAGGGCTTCCCTACAATAGATcaaatatttatcatttaaaatcaGTGATATAtatcgtaataataataatactaatttatatagcgcacatatctactaaaagtgctcaaggcgctaaAAGATCACCATTATTGCTTTGATGGTCCTCGTCGGTTGATACTCCACTACAATCTTTCTAAATGTCTCTACTACAATCTTTCTAAATGTCTCTACTACAATCTTTCTAAATGTCTCTACTACAATCTTTCTAAATGAAAATATGtaggaaatataaataaatatagcaaCATCCCTCCCTACCCATTCTGATTTCCATCCCTCTCTAATCACCTAAAAcaaatagtttttattttcttcttcgTTCAAAAGGTAGTTTTCTAAATTATCTAATTATTTGTTGACCTCACTTGAAATATCAGttatatatactttttgaattcttttttttttctggtggAACTAGCCTTAAGCCCTTCTGGGCTTGTTTAAGTTTCTCCAGCATAAGTGCattcaacttttaaaaaaaatctctcATGTTATTACATAATGatcttatgaaaataaaattgaattgaattgaaaaaagaTTGCTATATATGGCTCCTATAGTAGCAAACTTcacattttttattcagtaaTAACAAAGCAGTAAAATAGTTATTTTCATTggtcaaaaaaagaaaaaaaaagtaaatttaccTGAATATGTTGCGTATGAATAAAGACGCTAATGAAGTACTGTCCTGGTATGTCAGGCGTATAATATACTTTATGTGATCCGTCTTCCTCATCCTCAATATCAACAATAACATGCTctctaaaaacaaataatgaatattatagTTAACtaagtgtatttattttattttatttatttcaccttatttatagagggtgaccctaaacagtgtatgctgacaatcaaggggccctcatgataagtgtctgtgtgtgacagtggctgtgtgaaTAATattacaccggggtaaccccctacttgtctcgtaAGATGTACtagtgtacactggacctatgttttatagtccttatATCCAAGAAAAGAATGGAAAGGCACCACAGTTGTTTACCAAACATATGGTTATGAAAACAACATTTCTTGACAAGTTTTTTGGTATTCAGGCCTTTGACTGGACTATGTTACACAACTTTTcttaattttgtcatttttggaTGTGGTTTTGTAACAAGGTTTGAAGCCCAGGGGTGTATCAATATGGTACACATGAAATCAATACCTAGAAAATAGTATCAGGCAATCTATTTGCAAAATAAAGTCAATTATTTCTCAGGCTGCTGAGTCAATTTAAATTTTCAACAAGAGGCAAAATTAACAAAAGGCTATTAGCTTACAAGATTAGGATCAGCTTTATGACATGGGGCTATTCATAGAAGCTACTCAAGCGAAACCTACAGTACATTTACAATTTAAACCTTTTATTCAAATTCTAAGGGTAGCTGTTTCGGAATTTCTTTGAAACTTCGGAACTATTTTGTACAGTTTTTCTCAACTGAAAAAGAATTTTCACTTGCTTAATGTTAAAAGTAAGCTCTACATATTTTAATCTTGTTgaattactgtaaatatattagaAGAGAAAGTTGTTACCTTATCTTTTAAAGTGTCATAAAATATCTGTAGTTCctattctattttttatatgatatttttcttttctctttggttgaataaaattaatgaaatgaaattcaaCATTCAATTTTTACAATTGGATACTATAAATAACATGCCTATGTCCAATTTGTAACcatcataaacatttttttgtagataGCATTACTCAATGTTTCACCTTTCTCCCCAACACAAAATTCTACATAGTTTTACCAATAATCTTACCCATTTCGTCTTCCTCTCTGAATGATTTCAATATTTATGTCTTCTGCCCCTTGGGGGCATTCCTTGCCCTCATTGTCTCGGACAACAACACAAAACTCAGCCTCTTCTGCTTCTCTAGCAACGTACAACCCTGAAGATTAACAAATAATAAGACAAATTAATATCTATAGATCTTATAGAGTTCATTATGCTAAACTACCAACTTTTAAAagaactctcccaaaaccagaaaTCTTCTAACAatcttaaaaaaacaatttgggAAAGCCTACGGTTTTAGGAAAGTTGACTGTACTCGAAAAAAGATGCACCTACCATCTCCACTTGCGCTACACTTCTGAGGGTCAATTATCTTTGACTTAATATCTCCAAAAACTTCTAAAGAATCTATTTCCCCCGCAGAAACATCTGgcaaaaactttaaaaaagcaTCAGCTCTCGGGGAAGAATGAATCTGGAGTCGACTGAAGTTTCCCATTCGCTGCGTCAATAACGGTTTAAGCGATAAAAACTCATCATTATTTCCGTCAGTGAGAGCTCTCTTCGCAACGGCGCAGCTGTGTTGCACGTCCTCAAGTGTCTGTTTCATGTAGAATTGTTGCGCTTTCAAAGCTTGTTTTTTCTCTTCACAAACTTTGTCAACTTTTACAAACAGCTGTTCCTTGTGCTTTTGTAATGCGGACATATAAGATTGCATATACAAATCGATCTCCTGCTTCACGGATTCCTTCTTATTTTCAATCTCTGCGTCAAGTTCGTTAATCTTCTTAAGCGTACCCTGCAAAGTCAAAATATGTGGCTCGCTTTTAGAAATAAGTTTCAAAAGTAACGTCCTACTTTCATCTACAATGTCATCATTAAATTCTATCACATGATCACGATGTTCCACGATGCAGCAATCACGGCAGATTGTTTTATCGCAAGTCTCGCAAAATAAACGTTGCTCTTCTCGTAGATGTGACTGACACTTGAGGGGGCTATACAGTCCATCAACACCTTCTTTGCGAACCTCTTCCAAGCTTATGACTTTATGAGACGCAGTTTTTCGTTGGCGATTATGAGCTTGCGAACAGAAATTGCATAAATTGACAGTACATTCCATACACCTGGAAATGGCGTCCGATTCCTCACACAGATCACAATGAACGTTATTTTCATTTGGATTCAGAGCTTTTTGTAAGATTTCTTTTCGTATCATGAAATTTACCGGTAGTTCGTAAACACCACGCCTCGGTAGATCGACCTCGGATTCGCACGTTGGACACATCAACGTGACGACAGTGTTGGATATACTTGACAGACTGTTCATTGAGATTGACAAATTTGGATTTCTATCGTCACTGCTGATGATGTACGGCTCAAACGAACGTATACACTCTGCGCAGAATGTATGAAGACAAGGAAGTAATCGTGGGTCATTATACCGCTTGTGACATGATTTGCAATCTAAGTCAATTAACTCAGTCCTACTGGAAACATTGTCAGCAGCAGCCGAAGATCCATTACAATTTCCAGAACACTGGTTCTCAATTTCACCTTCAACAATCATTTGTTCAGACATTtccaa
Encoded here:
- the LOC140047127 gene encoding E3 ubiquitin-protein ligase TRIM45-like, whose product is MSEQMIVEGEIENQCSGNCNGSSAAADNVSSRTELIDLDCKSCHKRYNDPRLLPCLHTFCAECIRSFEPYIISSDDRNPNLSISMNSLSSISNTVVTLMCPTCESEVDLPRRGVYELPVNFMIRKEILQKALNPNENNVHCDLCEESDAISRCMECTVNLCNFCSQAHNRQRKTASHKVISLEEVRKEGVDGLYSPLKCQSHLREEQRLFCETCDKTICRDCCIVEHRDHVIEFNDDIVDESRTLLLKLISKSEPHILTLQGTLKKINELDAEIENKKESVKQEIDLYMQSYMSALQKHKEQLFVKVDKVCEEKKQALKAQQFYMKQTLEDVQHSCAVAKRALTDGNNDEFLSLKPLLTQRMGNFSRLQIHSSPRADAFLKFLPDVSAGEIDSLEVFGDIKSKIIDPQKCSASGDGLYVAREAEEAEFCVVVRDNEGKECPQGAEDINIEIIQRGRRNGEHVIVDIEDEEDGSHKVYYTPDIPGQYFISVFIHTQHIQGSPFVVNVRSAWKEHSGKFHCCTFCSSEGRKDVTCACGATMPGGFKGCGHGHEGHPGKPHWSCCGKSDENSECARVFNEPSKMKTIAV